The following coding sequences are from one Hyphomicrobiales bacterium window:
- a CDS encoding PepSY domain-containing protein has translation MTMLKKALLAGSAGLLVAPAVALAAPTVGDTVGTNLEEVMNTLTSAGYEVRDIEAEDDELEAVVLTDGQLLELEISPETGMIVSVELEEEDDDDDDDDMGN, from the coding sequence ATGACCATGCTGAAGAAAGCACTGCTTGCCGGTTCTGCCGGCCTTCTTGTCGCTCCCGCCGTCGCCCTCGCCGCCCCAACGGTTGGCGACACGGTCGGCACCAATTTGGAAGAGGTGATGAATACTCTCACCAGCGCTGGCTATGAGGTGCGCGATATCGAAGCCGAAGACGATGAATTGGAAGCAGTTGTCCTAACCGATGGCCAGCTGCTCGAGTTGGAGATTTCGCCCGAAACCGGCATGATTGTCTCGGTCGAACTCGAAGAGGAGGACGATGACGATGATGACGACGATATGGGGAACTAA
- a CDS encoding NADP-dependent malic enzyme — protein sequence MDEDTPVKADSNASDKDQLSQAALFYHEYPRPGKLQITATKPLGNQRDLALAYSPGVAAPCLEIEKDPLTAAKYTARSNLVGVISNGTAVLGLGAIGALASKPVMEGKAVLFKKFAGIDVFDIEVDELNPQKFIDTVAALEPTFGGINLEDIKAPECFIIEEALKERMDIPVFHDDQHGTAIIVSAAVRNALELTGKDIKQIKLVTAGAGAAALACLGLLEEAGLPRENIWITDLEGCVYEGRKELMDPYKDRYAQATDLRTLGEVIEGADVFLGLSAGGVLKPQMLEKMASSPLIMALANPNPEIDPATARDVRPDAIICTGRSDYPNQVNNVLCFPYIFRGALDVGARTINSEMKLAAVEAIAALAREEPSEVAARAYGGQSSTFGPDFLIPSPFDNRLILRIAPAVAKAAMDSGVANQPIEDLDAYMDRLNRFVFRSGLIMKPVIAQAKANPKRVIYAEGEDERCLRAAQIAMEDGIAVPILIGRPTVMLDRAKRFGLKLRPGEDCEIINPEDDPRYRDYVDAYFESVGRSGVTPDAARTVVRTNTTVIGAIAVKLGDADALLCGLQGGFSGHVGHVRDILGTSSDVADYSTLSLLIMDKGGYFMTDTYVSYDPPAREIAETTIRAAHHIRRFGIEPKAALVSHSNFGSRPTPSALKMRKAFQILQDQGIDFECDGEMHADVALSQVLRDRVMPESHLTGEANLLVLPNLDAANIALNMTKVLGEALHVGPILIGPSKPAHVLTPSVTSRGVVNMTALASVDAQAGSVVPV from the coding sequence ATGGACGAAGATACGCCGGTAAAGGCTGACAGCAACGCGAGCGATAAAGACCAGCTCAGTCAAGCGGCCCTGTTTTACCATGAGTATCCGCGCCCCGGTAAGCTGCAGATTACGGCCACCAAACCGCTTGGCAACCAGCGTGACTTGGCGCTGGCCTATTCGCCGGGCGTCGCTGCGCCGTGCTTGGAAATCGAAAAAGACCCCCTGACGGCGGCGAAGTATACAGCTCGCTCGAACCTTGTGGGCGTGATTTCCAACGGAACAGCCGTCCTCGGTCTTGGCGCGATCGGCGCGCTTGCCTCCAAGCCGGTCATGGAAGGTAAGGCGGTCCTGTTCAAAAAATTCGCCGGCATCGACGTCTTCGACATCGAAGTGGACGAACTTAATCCACAAAAGTTCATCGATACCGTCGCCGCGCTGGAGCCAACCTTTGGCGGCATCAACCTTGAGGACATCAAGGCTCCGGAATGCTTCATTATCGAAGAAGCACTGAAAGAGCGTATGGACATTCCGGTGTTCCATGACGATCAGCACGGCACCGCGATTATCGTCTCAGCGGCCGTGCGCAACGCGCTGGAGTTGACCGGCAAGGACATCAAGCAAATTAAGCTGGTGACAGCCGGCGCGGGTGCCGCGGCGCTTGCCTGTCTTGGCTTGCTTGAAGAGGCCGGCCTGCCGCGCGAAAACATCTGGATCACTGATCTTGAAGGCTGTGTCTATGAGGGCCGCAAGGAACTGATGGACCCCTACAAGGACCGTTATGCGCAAGCGACCGATCTGCGCACGCTCGGTGAGGTCATCGAAGGCGCCGATGTTTTCCTCGGCCTGTCGGCAGGCGGCGTTTTGAAACCGCAGATGCTGGAAAAGATGGCCAGCTCGCCGCTAATCATGGCGCTCGCCAACCCGAACCCGGAAATCGATCCAGCGACCGCGCGGGACGTCCGCCCGGATGCCATCATCTGCACCGGGCGTTCGGACTATCCCAATCAAGTCAATAATGTTCTGTGTTTTCCCTACATCTTCCGTGGCGCGCTCGATGTTGGCGCACGCACGATCAACAGCGAAATGAAGCTGGCCGCCGTGGAAGCGATTGCGGCGCTTGCCCGGGAAGAACCGTCCGAAGTTGCGGCGCGAGCCTATGGTGGACAATCCTCCACTTTTGGGCCGGATTTCCTGATCCCCTCCCCGTTCGACAATCGGCTTATCCTGCGGATCGCACCAGCCGTCGCCAAAGCAGCCATGGACTCAGGTGTCGCCAACCAGCCGATCGAAGATTTGGACGCCTATATGGACCGGCTCAACCGGTTCGTGTTCCGCTCCGGGTTGATCATGAAGCCGGTGATCGCGCAGGCGAAGGCCAACCCCAAACGGGTCATCTATGCCGAAGGTGAAGATGAGCGCTGCCTGCGTGCAGCGCAGATCGCCATGGAGGACGGCATCGCCGTTCCGATCCTTATCGGGCGCCCGACCGTCATGCTCGATCGGGCCAAACGCTTTGGCCTTAAACTGCGACCCGGCGAAGATTGCGAGATCATCAATCCGGAGGATGATCCGCGCTACCGCGACTATGTGGACGCCTATTTCGAGAGCGTTGGCCGATCCGGCGTAACGCCCGATGCCGCGCGCACTGTGGTGCGAACCAATACGACGGTGATCGGCGCAATCGCGGTCAAACTCGGCGATGCCGATGCACTGCTCTGTGGTCTACAAGGCGGGTTTTCCGGTCATGTTGGCCATGTGCGCGATATTCTTGGAACCAGTTCGGATGTCGCCGACTATTCGACCTTGTCGCTACTGATCATGGACAAGGGTGGGTACTTCATGACCGACACCTATGTCAGCTACGATCCACCGGCTCGGGAAATCGCCGAGACGACGATCCGTGCCGCCCACCATATTCGCCGGTTCGGGATCGAGCCGAAAGCAGCCTTGGTTTCGCATTCCAACTTCGGATCACGCCCGACGCCATCTGCGTTGAAGATGCGCAAAGCGTTTCAGATTCTGCAGGATCAGGGCATCGACTTTGAGTGCGACGGCGAAATGCACGCCGATGTGGCTTTGTCACAAGTCTTGCGCGACCGTGTCATGCCGGAGAGCCATCTGACCGGCGAAGCGAACCTTTTGGTTCTTCCCAATCTTGATGCCGCCAACATTGCCCTCAACATGACCAAGGTGCTCGGCGAAGCGCTCCATGTCGGGCCGATCCTGATCGGACCGTCCAAGCCCGCTCACGTCTTGACCCCATCAGTCACCAGCCGTGGTGTGGTGAATATGACCGCGCTTGCCAGCGTCGATGCGCAGGCCGGAAGCGTCGTACCTGTTTAA
- a CDS encoding LrgB family protein, with the protein MDGFPVEEFLDLWVFLEATPLLWLTVTVVAYAIGDGLSKHANRHPLANPVVVSAGLVAAVLLLTSTSYTTYFSGAQFVHFLLGPATVSLAVPLVANWPEVKRHVAAIIAALLAGAVTAVASVYGLAVLFGIEGAVLWSLVPKSVTTPIAMGISVEFGGIASLTAVFVIMTGILGAIMVTPVMNALRIKDPAARGFAAGVAAHGIGAARAFQVNPVAGLFAGIAMAFNGLATAMLVPVIARFL; encoded by the coding sequence ATGGACGGGTTCCCGGTCGAAGAGTTTTTGGATCTCTGGGTCTTTCTTGAGGCCACGCCCTTGTTGTGGCTCACGGTGACCGTGGTCGCCTACGCCATTGGTGATGGCCTGTCGAAGCATGCCAACCGCCACCCGTTGGCCAATCCGGTTGTGGTTTCAGCCGGTCTCGTCGCTGCCGTTTTGCTGCTCACCTCGACAAGCTACACGACGTATTTCTCCGGCGCCCAATTTGTGCATTTTCTGCTTGGGCCGGCGACGGTTTCCTTGGCTGTGCCACTGGTTGCCAACTGGCCAGAAGTGAAACGCCATGTCGCCGCGATCATAGCTGCCTTGCTGGCCGGTGCGGTGACGGCAGTTGCCAGTGTTTATGGATTGGCCGTCCTGTTTGGCATTGAAGGTGCGGTCCTTTGGTCACTTGTCCCCAAATCGGTGACCACACCAATCGCCATGGGCATCTCGGTCGAGTTTGGCGGGATCGCGTCTTTGACAGCGGTTTTTGTCATTATGACCGGCATACTCGGCGCGATCATGGTCACGCCCGTGATGAACGCGCTGCGTATCAAGGATCCTGCCGCCCGAGGTTTTGCAGCCGGCGTTGCCGCCCACGGCATTGGGGCCGCGCGCGCCTTTCAGGTCAATCCTGTGGCCGGATTGTTCGCCGGAATCGCCATGGCGTTTAACGGCTTGGCGACGGCCATGCTTGTGCCAGTGATTGCCCGCTTTCTTTAA
- a CDS encoding CidA/LrgA family protein, translating to MIQAIALVLSMQLAGEGVARLAGFGIPGPVIGLILLAALLALVPSLRAIVEPLANTLLGHLSLLFVPAAVGLIQHLGVFANDFWPLILALSLSTLLTLIVTATVFVLVDRWIGTQTPPDEAS from the coding sequence ATGATTCAAGCGATCGCTCTTGTTCTGAGCATGCAATTGGCGGGCGAGGGGGTGGCGCGCCTCGCTGGCTTCGGCATCCCGGGGCCTGTGATCGGCCTTATTCTGCTGGCGGCATTGCTAGCGCTCGTTCCGAGCCTGCGGGCCATCGTTGAGCCGCTCGCCAACACGTTGTTGGGGCATCTATCCTTATTGTTCGTGCCCGCTGCGGTCGGCTTGATCCAGCATCTCGGCGTGTTTGCCAACGATTTTTGGCCGCTCATTCTCGCGCTCAGCCTGTCCACGCTTTTGACCCTGATCGTCACCGCAACCGTGTTCGTCCTTGTCGATCGCTGGATTGGCACGCAGACGCCGCCGGACGAGGCATCCTAG
- a CDS encoding EAL domain-containing protein, which produces MPVFGAHWLIGHYAATKADEHLEHQAILASEGVDTQLRNLTEELARLADAAGVGCGSTDIERMRTLALQSPDISILAMQSLDGELICMEPDLGEGAFQLFREPTPIFDGDFRLAQARIFETRITGLILDFASDHGIHSAFLPRQTLPHFFDMVDLTTGVALSLGDAVLFARDPETYGGQERAHIEVKSLPLVDGAMRVQVSVDRNLIEANFNAIRLWAMVGSIVIGALIVLLTTRLIHYTPAQVNEIERAINHDEFVPFYQPVIDVETGKLVGCEVLVRWIKPDGSTVSPGAFIGLAEQTGLAIPMTRRLMQAVVRDLQRDYKSRPGLKVAINLFNQHFTNLDIIEDVESIFGPSNIAYGQVVLEITERAPLESLSQAKVIMRKLQRLGCRLALDDAGTGHGGLAYLQELGLDIVKIDKMFIDQLGVSRIGESITHTLTDLAEQLDMDVVAEGVERIEQVAHLKRYGIRQAQGYLFAPALPAKQYLALVKKLGVADTQKRKSDRSVEAKRKAATIRAAARQIEEAKADIDADAA; this is translated from the coding sequence ATGCCTGTTTTCGGAGCGCATTGGCTCATCGGGCACTATGCCGCCACCAAGGCTGATGAACATCTTGAACATCAAGCGATCCTGGCGAGCGAAGGAGTGGATACCCAGCTTCGTAACTTGACTGAGGAACTGGCAAGGCTTGCCGATGCAGCCGGGGTTGGGTGCGGTTCGACCGATATCGAACGGATGCGGACACTGGCGCTCCAATCACCCGATATTTCCATTCTTGCGATGCAGTCTCTCGACGGCGAGCTGATCTGCATGGAACCGGATTTGGGGGAAGGCGCGTTCCAATTGTTTCGCGAGCCCACGCCCATTTTCGATGGCGATTTCCGCCTCGCGCAGGCACGGATTTTTGAAACGCGGATCACTGGTCTGATCCTGGATTTTGCATCGGACCATGGGATCCATTCCGCCTTCCTACCTCGCCAGACGCTGCCGCATTTCTTCGACATGGTCGATTTGACCACGGGCGTTGCGCTGTCCCTGGGCGATGCAGTGCTGTTCGCCCGTGATCCAGAAACCTATGGCGGTCAGGAGCGTGCCCACATCGAGGTAAAATCGTTGCCTTTGGTCGATGGTGCAATGCGAGTCCAAGTATCCGTCGATCGCAACCTCATAGAAGCCAATTTCAACGCCATCCGCTTATGGGCGATGGTTGGCTCAATCGTGATCGGCGCGCTGATCGTGCTCTTGACCACGCGTCTCATCCACTACACGCCAGCGCAGGTCAATGAGATCGAGCGCGCCATCAATCACGATGAGTTTGTGCCGTTCTATCAGCCAGTCATTGATGTCGAGACCGGCAAGCTGGTGGGCTGTGAAGTGCTTGTGCGATGGATCAAGCCGGACGGAAGTACAGTCTCACCTGGCGCATTTATCGGCCTGGCCGAACAGACCGGTCTGGCCATTCCGATGACCCGCAGACTGATGCAAGCCGTCGTCCGCGACTTGCAGCGCGACTACAAAAGCCGCCCCGGGCTGAAGGTTGCCATCAACCTCTTCAACCAGCATTTCACCAATCTTGACATCATCGAGGACGTGGAGTCGATCTTCGGTCCATCCAACATCGCCTACGGTCAAGTGGTCTTGGAAATCACAGAGCGCGCACCGCTTGAAAGCTTGTCGCAGGCCAAAGTGATTATGCGCAAACTTCAGCGGCTTGGCTGTCGCTTGGCTCTTGATGATGCGGGCACCGGCCATGGTGGCCTTGCCTACCTGCAAGAGCTTGGCCTCGACATAGTGAAGATCGACAAAATGTTCATCGACCAGTTGGGTGTGAGCCGGATCGGCGAATCGATCACCCATACGCTGACGGATCTGGCCGAACAGCTCGACATGGATGTGGTTGCCGAAGGTGTGGAACGTATCGAGCAAGTGGCGCATTTGAAGCGCTACGGCATCCGACAAGCTCAGGGTTATCTGTTTGCGCCGGCGCTTCCCGCCAAGCAGTATCTTGCGCTGGTCAAAAAGCTCGGTGTTGCCGATACGCAGAAACGCAAAAGCGACCGCTCAGTCGAAGCGAAACGCAAAGCAGCGACGATCCGCGCAGCCGCCCGCCAGATTGAAGAGGCCAAGGCCGACATAGATGCCGATGCTGCGTAA
- a CDS encoding sugar kinase, with amino-acid sequence MEALFIGHAYIDVTFITDTLPTGDDKTIADDYAVSYGGNAVTAAFAAAKLGVRPDLLCTSGDDWLSLMFREMARSAGVRIHERKVSEASLSFIMPKDGKRAIVRCRDDDYLHPFPNLNLDGCKVLHVDGHQGDAALHYAKACRERGIATSLDGGAVRENTDELLKYIDVAVVSELFCETWGLEPKDALEKLKTYGCRVGAVTMGSDGVIFYAQNGEHQHVKALPVPMNRIVDTNGAGDIFHGAYIVSMLQFPSRTWTEHFRFARAASAYAIQHLGNEESVPTHENIEVTRKEFERISV; translated from the coding sequence ATGGAAGCGCTGTTCATCGGCCACGCCTATATCGACGTTACCTTCATTACGGATACGCTTCCGACGGGCGATGACAAGACAATTGCCGATGATTATGCGGTCTCCTATGGCGGCAACGCGGTAACCGCAGCGTTCGCAGCCGCCAAGCTTGGCGTGCGCCCTGATTTGCTTTGCACGTCCGGCGATGATTGGCTTTCCTTGATGTTCCGCGAGATGGCGCGCTCAGCTGGTGTGCGCATCCATGAGCGCAAAGTTTCCGAAGCTTCCCTCTCCTTCATTATGCCGAAGGATGGCAAGCGCGCCATCGTGCGTTGTCGTGACGACGACTATCTGCATCCATTTCCGAACCTCAACCTTGATGGCTGCAAAGTTCTGCATGTCGATGGGCATCAGGGCGACGCGGCCCTGCACTACGCCAAGGCGTGCCGTGAACGTGGCATCGCGACGTCGCTCGATGGTGGCGCGGTGCGCGAGAACACCGATGAGCTGTTGAAATACATCGATGTCGCGGTGGTTTCGGAGCTTTTTTGCGAGACCTGGGGTCTTGAGCCGAAAGATGCGCTGGAAAAACTGAAAACCTATGGCTGCCGCGTCGGCGCCGTGACGATGGGCTCAGATGGCGTGATTTTCTACGCGCAGAACGGCGAGCATCAGCATGTGAAAGCGCTTCCTGTGCCGATGAATCGGATTGTCGACACCAACGGCGCCGGCGACATTTTCCACGGCGCCTACATCGTCTCGATGCTGCAATTCCCAAGCCGAACCTGGACGGAGCATTTCCGCTTTGCGCGTGCCGCGTCGGCCTATGCGATCCAGCATCTCGGCAATGAAGAAAGCGTACCGACGCACGAAAACATCGAAGTCACGCGCAAAGAGTTCGAACGGATTTCCGTTTAA